A window of the Ammoniphilus oxalaticus genome harbors these coding sequences:
- a CDS encoding GNAT family N-acetyltransferase gives MVSSQQLSYNWENFSSKFLPLILQHQEELYSLNFTQMEFDQMFYANIRNWYMYGTMEQDCHSALLFNSQKKLIGFYLYQKNKETVYLMQMFVVEEYRGRGYGHMILRHFEQDAKRLGATSSFLHASSMNEVAISFYQRNHYFIMDQEIEEDGMPRFLMFKTLL, from the coding sequence ATGGTCTCTTCTCAGCAACTGTCGTACAATTGGGAAAATTTCTCCAGTAAATTTCTCCCTCTTATTCTACAACATCAAGAGGAATTGTATTCTCTAAATTTCACCCAAATGGAATTTGACCAGATGTTCTACGCGAATATAAGAAACTGGTATATGTACGGAACGATGGAACAAGATTGTCACTCCGCCTTGCTATTTAATTCACAGAAGAAGTTAATCGGCTTTTATTTATACCAAAAAAATAAAGAAACTGTTTATTTGATGCAAATGTTTGTTGTCGAAGAGTACCGTGGGCGAGGATATGGGCACATGATCCTGCGTCATTTTGAACAAGACGCGAAGCGTCTAGGGGCGACTTCATCTTTTCTGCACGCGAGCAGTATGAATGAGGTCGCTATCTCCTTCTATCAACGCAACCATTATTTCATTATGGACCAAGAAATTGAAGAAGACGGCATGCCGCGATTTCTAATGTTCAAAACATTACTTTAA
- the hfq gene encoding RNA chaperone Hfq, whose translation MANAINIQDTFLNQLRKENIPVTIYLVNGFQLRGFIRAFDNFTIVIDSEGKQQLVYKHAISTFLPQRSVSLMPDNES comes from the coding sequence ATGGCTAATGCAATTAATATTCAAGATACTTTTTTAAATCAATTAAGAAAGGAAAATATTCCCGTTACCATATATCTCGTGAACGGATTCCAACTACGCGGGTTCATTCGCGCTTTTGATAATTTTACAATTGTGATCGATAGTGAAGGAAAGCAACAATTGGTATATAAGCACGCAATTTCCACATTTTTGCCACAACGTTCGGTATCTTTGATGCCCGATAATGAATCGTAA
- a CDS encoding methionine ABC transporter ATP-binding protein — MITIKNLQKTYRQGNRIVEAVKDVNIEVKKGEIFGVIGFSGAGKSTLIRCVNLLEKPTSGLVQVNGLELTSLTEPELRAARRKIGMIFQHFNLLSSSTVFENVAAPLRLARAPKKQIEEKVNELLRLVGLADKGGSYPSQLSGGQKQRVAIARALANDPEILLCDEATSALDPQTTDSILELLLDINRRFDITIMLITHEMYVIKQICDRVAVMEQGAVVEQGTVLDIFARPQTHTTRNFIKNIFDIHLPENIQRKIQTEHVNGSILRVSFVGEATTEPFIAELAIRYGLRPNVIFGNITQIKQTTFGSLMIAVNGEPNIIQQGIAYLQQQGLTVEVLEHVE, encoded by the coding sequence ATGATTACGATTAAAAATCTACAAAAAACATATCGACAAGGGAATCGCATAGTCGAGGCTGTTAAAGATGTGAACATAGAAGTGAAAAAAGGGGAAATCTTCGGCGTGATCGGATTTAGCGGCGCGGGAAAAAGCACGCTTATTCGTTGTGTCAACCTTTTGGAGAAACCGACTTCAGGCTTGGTGCAAGTGAACGGGCTGGAACTGACGAGTTTAACAGAACCTGAATTGCGGGCGGCGCGGCGCAAGATCGGGATGATTTTCCAACATTTTAATTTACTTAGCTCAAGCACTGTCTTTGAAAATGTGGCCGCGCCCTTGCGCTTGGCGCGCGCCCCCAAGAAACAAATAGAAGAGAAGGTAAATGAGTTGCTGCGGCTTGTAGGACTAGCTGACAAAGGCGGCTCGTATCCGTCTCAGTTATCCGGAGGTCAAAAACAACGGGTTGCAATCGCTCGGGCGCTTGCGAATGATCCCGAAATATTGTTGTGCGATGAAGCGACTTCTGCTTTGGACCCGCAAACGACGGATTCCATCCTGGAGTTGTTGCTAGACATTAACCGCAGATTCGATATTACCATTATGCTCATTACGCATGAAATGTATGTGATTAAGCAAATATGCGACCGTGTGGCCGTGATGGAGCAAGGCGCGGTTGTCGAACAAGGAACGGTGCTAGACATCTTTGCCCGCCCGCAAACGCATACGACGCGAAATTTCATTAAAAATATTTTTGATATACATCTACCTGAAAACATTCAGCGCAAAATACAGACAGAGCATGTCAATGGATCTATTTTACGCGTGTCGTTTGTCGGCGAAGCGACGACGGAGCCATTTATCGCGGAATTAGCGATTCGTTATGGATTGCGACCGAACGTCATCTTTGGAAATATTACGCAAATTAAACAAACGACGTTTGGCAGTTTGATGATCGCAGTGAACGGAGAACCAAACATCATTCAACAAGGGATTGCGTATCTACAGCAACAAGGACTCACCGTGGAGGTACTGGAACATGTGGAATAG
- a CDS encoding YqkE family protein: MSRNHRNKSNRNSNRNSKKDEQGISLGDLLDSKMAEQLKQLKKEQQKEAVKRQEEERAQREFERKQREKNKSFEELLNESELDWKNYK, translated from the coding sequence ATGAGCAGAAACCATAGAAATAAATCAAACCGTAATTCGAATCGTAATTCGAAAAAAGATGAACAAGGGATTAGTTTAGGGGATTTACTCGATTCAAAGATGGCTGAGCAATTGAAACAGTTGAAAAAAGAACAGCAAAAAGAAGCGGTAAAACGGCAAGAGGAAGAGCGAGCCCAACGGGAGTTTGAACGAAAACAGCGAGAAAAAAATAAATCATTCGAGGAATTGTTAAACGAATCAGAGCTTGATTGGAAAAACTATAAATAG
- the mutL gene encoding DNA mismatch repair endonuclease MutL, giving the protein MNSIQVLEEQLSNMIAAGEVVERPASVVKELVENAVDAGSRSIEVHVEEAGLKLIKVVDDGRGMSADDCKLCFERHATSKIRRARDLFQIATLGFRGEALPSIAAVSRIELTSCQAPGQAATKLVLEGGACQHIETTARPKGTEIKVHDLFFNTPARLKYIKSIPTELGHISDYLNRLALSFPEISFLLVSNGRTLLRTYGDGQLIHAISAIYGMAIAKEMKLIQAEDLDFKLHGYVGNPQVTRANRSYISLLINGRYIRHSGLIQAILRGYHTLLPIHRYPIVVLSITMEPSLVDVNVHPAKLEARFSKEQELIAFVEEQVKRVLREQRLIPEPTRQVVKSDSVQTSFSIAETRTPWNDQISRGQPGDAGADALDRNKPTVEQSQPYTDQGLIETAGPSPAEIETSKEEEWSSNSDEEQMMETEQQQEQNKVPLLDPLAQLHGTYILAQSEEGMYMIDQHAAQERIWYEYFMEKLKQEKIETQELLVPISIDLSFKEMQQVEEKMELFQQVGIDLEPFGQQTFLIRSHPIWFTLGEEEAIIHEMVDMIVRGEAKIDTVKIREEAAITMSCKAAIKANRHLSQLEMEALLNQLRTTSSPYTCPHGRPIIVHFSTYEIEKMFKRVM; this is encoded by the coding sequence ATGAACAGCATTCAAGTCCTCGAAGAGCAACTTTCTAATATGATTGCGGCTGGTGAAGTCGTCGAGCGTCCGGCTTCTGTTGTTAAGGAACTCGTAGAAAATGCGGTTGATGCGGGCAGTCGTTCAATTGAAGTACATGTGGAAGAGGCTGGCTTGAAATTAATTAAAGTGGTGGATGATGGCCGCGGCATGAGCGCCGATGATTGCAAACTTTGTTTCGAACGTCATGCCACGAGTAAGATTAGGCGGGCGCGGGATTTGTTTCAGATTGCGACACTTGGCTTTCGGGGAGAGGCGCTGCCGAGTATTGCCGCGGTGAGTCGAATTGAATTGACGAGTTGTCAGGCCCCAGGGCAAGCGGCGACTAAACTTGTATTGGAAGGCGGCGCTTGTCAACACATCGAAACCACGGCGCGGCCCAAGGGGACCGAAATTAAAGTACATGATCTGTTTTTTAATACGCCTGCCCGCTTGAAATATATCAAATCGATTCCAACCGAACTCGGTCATATATCCGATTACCTAAATCGGTTAGCGCTCTCTTTCCCCGAGATCTCCTTTTTGCTTGTTAGCAATGGGCGAACGTTGTTGCGGACCTATGGTGATGGACAATTGATTCATGCGATTTCAGCGATTTACGGAATGGCGATCGCGAAGGAAATGAAACTAATCCAGGCAGAAGATTTGGACTTCAAATTGCATGGGTATGTAGGTAATCCACAAGTCACAAGGGCGAATCGCTCCTATATCTCCCTATTAATTAACGGTCGATACATTCGTCATTCAGGCCTAATCCAAGCGATTTTACGCGGCTACCATACGTTGTTGCCTATTCACCGTTATCCAATCGTTGTTTTATCGATCACAATGGAACCCTCATTAGTTGATGTCAACGTGCATCCGGCGAAGCTTGAAGCTCGTTTTAGTAAAGAACAAGAATTGATTGCCTTTGTTGAGGAGCAGGTGAAGCGTGTTTTACGGGAGCAACGTTTGATTCCCGAACCGACTCGCCAAGTGGTTAAGTCGGATTCAGTTCAAACTTCGTTCTCTATCGCTGAAACGAGGACGCCCTGGAACGATCAAATATCAAGGGGCCAGCCTGGAGACGCAGGCGCGGACGCGTTAGATCGTAATAAGCCAACCGTTGAACAAAGCCAACCGTATACGGATCAAGGACTGATCGAGACTGCAGGCCCGAGCCCAGCTGAAATAGAGACGTCGAAAGAAGAAGAGTGGTCTTCTAATTCTGACGAGGAGCAGATGATGGAAACGGAGCAACAACAGGAACAAAATAAAGTCCCATTGCTTGATCCATTGGCTCAATTGCATGGGACTTACATATTGGCTCAAAGTGAAGAAGGGATGTACATGATCGATCAACATGCCGCTCAGGAACGAATTTGGTATGAATATTTCATGGAGAAGTTAAAGCAAGAGAAAATTGAAACGCAAGAGCTACTCGTTCCGATTTCCATTGACTTATCTTTCAAAGAAATGCAGCAAGTTGAAGAAAAAATGGAACTATTTCAGCAAGTCGGTATCGATCTGGAACCTTTTGGTCAGCAAACATTTCTGATTCGCTCTCATCCGATTTGGTTCACGCTTGGGGAAGAGGAAGCGATTATCCATGAAATGGTTGACATGATCGTTCGCGGCGAAGCGAAGATTGACACGGTCAAGATTCGCGAGGAGGCGGCGATTACGATGTCTTGTAAAGCGGCGATTAAAGCGAACCGTCATCTAAGCCAACTCGAGATGGAGGCATTACTCAATCAATTGAGAACCACATCGTCCCCCTATACGTGTCCGCACGGTCGTCCAATCATAGTGCATTTCTCTACGTATGAAATTGAAAAAATGTTTAAGCGAGTGATGTAA
- the speD gene encoding adenosylmethionine decarboxylase: MEYSTFGRHVAIDTWGVDFDLLNNAERLQHYMVEAAEACGATVLSIQSKQFDPQGATVLVLLSESHLSIHTYPERGFAALDCYTCGETVDPEVAIEYLVHVLNPEKTYARKLIRGVGDMEVVTPNFDKQTAPVK, translated from the coding sequence ATGGAATATTCAACTTTCGGAAGACATGTTGCAATCGATACTTGGGGTGTAGATTTTGATTTATTAAATAATGCGGAACGGCTTCAGCATTACATGGTGGAGGCGGCAGAGGCTTGCGGGGCGACTGTTTTGAGTATCCAATCGAAACAATTTGATCCGCAAGGCGCTACGGTTCTGGTTCTTTTATCGGAAAGTCATTTGTCGATTCATACGTACCCAGAAAGAGGATTTGCCGCGTTAGATTGTTATACGTGCGGAGAGACGGTAGATCCAGAGGTTGCGATTGAATATTTAGTTCATGTTTTAAATCCAGAAAAGACCTACGCTCGTAAGTTGATTCGGGGCGTCGGCGATATGGAAGTTGTAACGCCGAACTTTGATAAACAGACGGCGCCTGTAAAATAG
- a CDS encoding class I SAM-dependent methyltransferase, with translation MIVTTAQKMNKQLIEEARSISNRLGVRYVGRKERSLQTIYREEKTDEALVVLREQLNWYVKGVEGPFFFHPGLSVVRIKRLLGGDNDIMIQVCQLQPGDSFLDCTLGLAADALVASFVVGEQGRVFGVESEAMVALLVEHGLKKDQHFSELEQAARRIRVIHDDHLSYLRSLPDGFVDVVYFDPMFREGVAESSSAQHLRLFANITPLSETTIIEARRVAKKRIVLKERKHSEEFARLGFTVARRDRSGVAYGVFEV, from the coding sequence GTGATCGTGACGACGGCTCAAAAGATGAATAAACAGTTGATTGAAGAAGCGCGTTCGATTTCGAACAGATTGGGAGTCCGATATGTCGGACGTAAAGAACGTTCACTGCAAACGATTTATCGCGAGGAAAAAACGGATGAAGCGCTTGTTGTGTTACGAGAGCAGTTGAACTGGTATGTAAAGGGCGTTGAAGGGCCTTTCTTTTTTCATCCTGGTTTATCCGTCGTTCGTATAAAGAGGTTGCTCGGCGGCGATAATGATATAATGATTCAAGTATGCCAATTACAACCAGGAGATTCTTTTTTAGATTGTACGCTTGGCTTGGCTGCGGATGCGCTCGTCGCTTCGTTTGTCGTCGGGGAACAAGGTCGCGTGTTCGGAGTTGAATCGGAAGCGATGGTCGCCTTGTTAGTCGAACATGGACTAAAGAAGGACCAACATTTTTCTGAACTTGAACAAGCGGCGCGTAGGATTCGGGTCATTCATGACGATCACCTTTCCTATTTACGTTCTTTACCAGACGGCTTTGTCGACGTTGTCTACTTTGATCCGATGTTCCGAGAAGGGGTAGCGGAATCTTCGTCCGCCCAACACTTGCGCTTGTTTGCAAACATAACTCCTCTTTCTGAGACGACAATTATAGAGGCTAGGCGGGTGGCCAAGAAGCGTATTGTTCTGAAGGAAAGGAAGCATAGTGAAGAATTTGCGCGATTAGGATTTACTGTTGCGCGCAGAGACCGCAGCGGAGTAGCCTATGGGGTCTTTGAGGTTTAG
- a CDS encoding GTP pyrophosphokinase — translation MSSRDWDKFLIPYEQAVEELKIKFRGIRKEYKKREDYSPIEFVTGRVKKLSSIFNKAKRLNVSMEEIDTGIEDIAGIRIMCQFVEDIAKVKELIRQRDKKDMDIVYEKDYVNNQKESGYRSYHFIIRYPVQTSIGQREILAEIQIRTLAMNFWATIEHSLNYKYEQNIPPHIRERLVRAAEAAYELDQEMSLIRDEVTEAQQEFETKSQMVSNILRDIQRLYTYGHVTEADRYYQSFKELWEFGKIAQLHLLAQRIRVSIENALNE, via the coding sequence GTGAGTAGTCGAGACTGGGATAAATTTTTGATCCCCTATGAACAAGCGGTGGAAGAATTAAAGATAAAATTTAGAGGGATCCGAAAAGAATACAAAAAAAGGGAAGATTATTCGCCAATTGAATTTGTGACTGGTAGAGTGAAGAAACTTTCGAGCATTTTTAACAAAGCGAAGCGATTAAATGTCTCAATGGAAGAGATTGATACAGGCATTGAAGACATTGCCGGCATTCGTATTATGTGCCAATTCGTTGAAGATATTGCTAAAGTGAAAGAATTGATCCGACAGCGTGATAAAAAAGATATGGATATCGTTTATGAGAAGGATTACGTAAATAACCAGAAGGAAAGTGGTTATCGAAGCTATCATTTTATTATCCGTTACCCTGTGCAAACCTCCATTGGACAAAGGGAAATCTTAGCGGAAATTCAAATTCGGACTTTGGCGATGAATTTTTGGGCAACGATTGAACACTCGCTCAATTATAAATATGAACAAAATATCCCGCCTCACATCCGGGAAAGATTAGTGCGCGCTGCAGAAGCTGCTTATGAATTGGATCAGGAGATGTCGCTTATTCGCGATGAAGTAACCGAAGCCCAACAAGAGTTTGAAACAAAATCTCAAATGGTCAGCAATATTTTACGTGATATACAACGGCTATATACGTATGGTCACGTGACGGAAGCGGATCGTTATTATCAAAGTTTCAAAGAGTTGTGGGAGTTTGGAAAAATAGCGCAGTTACATCTTCTAGCCCAGCGGATCCGCGTTTCAATCGAAAATGCCCTTAACGAGTGA
- a CDS encoding methionine ABC transporter permease encodes MWNSLIDRGDLYLKALEETWWMVSFGLTISVLIGLPLGILLVVTRPQHIYENRFIYTVLNFIINILRSIPFIILMVAMFPITAVIVGTKIGVKGAIPPLVFYTAPYIARLIESALLEVDRGLIEAFQAMGASRQQIITKVLLKEARPSITLAITIATIGLIGATAIAGVIGAGGLGDLALRYGFHRYQSDVMIWTVIILIIIVQSIQSLGNFIAKRLRKN; translated from the coding sequence ATGTGGAATAGTTTGATTGATCGCGGGGACTTGTATCTGAAGGCATTGGAAGAAACATGGTGGATGGTTTCCTTTGGATTAACGATCTCGGTCCTAATCGGTTTGCCGCTCGGCATTTTATTGGTAGTTACCCGTCCTCAGCATATTTACGAGAATCGTTTCATCTATACGGTCTTGAATTTTATCATAAACATTCTTCGTTCGATTCCGTTTATCATTTTGATGGTTGCCATGTTTCCGATTACGGCGGTCATTGTTGGTACAAAAATTGGTGTGAAAGGCGCGATTCCACCGCTTGTTTTCTATACTGCCCCCTATATTGCTCGCTTAATCGAGTCAGCATTATTGGAAGTGGATCGAGGCTTAATTGAAGCGTTTCAAGCCATGGGCGCCTCGCGACAACAGATTATTACGAAAGTTTTATTAAAGGAAGCGCGTCCATCAATCACATTGGCGATTACAATTGCAACGATTGGCTTAATTGGAGCGACGGCGATTGCGGGGGTGATCGGCGCGGGGGGACTCGGTGACTTAGCTTTGCGTTACGGTTTTCATCGTTATCAGTCGGATGTGATGATTTGGACAGTAATTATTTTGATTATCATCGTCCAATCGATCCAGTCGTTAGGTAACTTTATTGCCAAAAGGTTAAGAAAAAATTAG
- a CDS encoding HTH domain-containing protein, translated as MLNRIKSIYIYLKKKGNAVDSSELAEEFGYTPRTIQRDLRTLEYNNLVKNTGKGKWAVT; from the coding sequence ATGTTAAACCGAATCAAATCGATCTACATTTACTTAAAAAAGAAAGGAAATGCAGTTGATTCTTCGGAACTGGCAGAAGAATTTGGATACACACCGAGAACGATTCAACGGGACTTGCGGACTTTAGAGTATAATAACTTAGTGAAAAATACCGGCAAAGGAAAATGGGCTGTTACTTAA
- a CDS encoding NAD kinase: MDFAVISRGDVLSEKRKGHVIDVLTTKGYTHNQAHPQMVIVVGGDGTVLRAFHTYQAMIERVCFIAYNTGHLGFYSEWDDVDALLKAITEDKLITVEYPLVQVELTEEQQTRRLLALNDFTVKGIRGSVQVDVELNNRSFESFKGDGLCISSPSGSTGYNKSLGGAIVHPSLEMIQLSEIASINNRVYRTIGSSLVIPKGHTLTLHPQPNTYTVSVDHATFQTEHLQKVTCSVATERIQFLRCESFPFWSRVKEAFIALDCPKTEQAEGE; the protein is encoded by the coding sequence ATGGATTTTGCAGTGATTAGCAGAGGGGATGTCCTATCAGAAAAGCGTAAAGGGCATGTGATCGATGTCCTTACAACAAAAGGGTATACGCACAATCAAGCTCACCCCCAAATGGTCATTGTGGTTGGAGGCGATGGCACCGTGTTGCGCGCTTTCCACACGTATCAAGCGATGATTGAGCGCGTTTGTTTCATCGCCTACAATACAGGCCACCTTGGTTTTTATTCGGAATGGGATGATGTTGACGCGTTACTTAAAGCGATTACGGAAGACAAATTGATCACAGTTGAGTATCCCTTGGTACAAGTCGAGTTAACGGAAGAACAGCAGACGCGTCGTCTGTTGGCTCTCAATGATTTTACAGTGAAAGGGATCAGAGGGTCCGTTCAGGTCGATGTGGAGCTTAACAACCGCTCGTTTGAATCGTTTAAAGGGGATGGCTTATGTATTTCGAGTCCTTCGGGAAGCACAGGATATAATAAAAGTTTAGGAGGGGCGATTGTGCACCCTTCTTTAGAGATGATCCAGCTGAGTGAAATCGCCTCGATCAATAACCGTGTGTATCGGACGATCGGCTCTTCGCTTGTCATTCCAAAAGGGCACACGCTTACGCTTCATCCACAGCCAAACACGTATACAGTTTCTGTTGATCATGCCACCTTTCAGACGGAACATTTACAAAAAGTGACGTGTTCCGTGGCGACAGAACGGATTCAGTTTTTGAGGTGTGAATCGTTTCCTTTTTGGAGTCGCGTAAAAGAAGCTTTTATTGCGTTGGATTGTCCAAAAACGGAGCAAGCAGAAGGAGAATAA
- the miaA gene encoding tRNA (adenosine(37)-N6)-dimethylallyltransferase MiaA yields MKEKLLVIVGPTAVGKTALSIELALKLQGEVISGDSMQVYRGMDIGTAKITSEEMRGVPHHLIDIHDPTHAFSAAEFQGRATELIHQINQRNRLPMIVGGTGLYVQSVIYQYEFSEAGQDEAFRSKMEQFAEERGREALHEQLRQIDPVTAQRLHPNDLKRVIRALEIYELTGATMAEYQNRAKQSPYELCLLGLTMDRAVLYERINLRVDLMIEQGLVDEVERLLKRGYTRDLISMQGIGYKEIVEYLEGNVTLPEAIESLKQNTRNFAKRQLTWFRSMKEIEWIDLTEPTDHLKIVENICSYAAGKILS; encoded by the coding sequence ATGAAAGAGAAGTTGCTCGTGATCGTAGGGCCAACGGCTGTGGGAAAGACGGCATTAAGTATCGAGTTGGCTTTGAAACTGCAAGGCGAAGTGATTTCGGGAGATTCGATGCAAGTCTACCGCGGTATGGACATTGGGACAGCGAAAATTACGTCCGAAGAGATGCGGGGGGTTCCCCATCATTTGATTGATATTCACGATCCGACTCACGCCTTTTCAGCGGCTGAATTTCAAGGTAGGGCGACTGAATTAATTCATCAGATCAACCAGCGTAACCGTTTGCCGATGATTGTCGGCGGAACAGGCTTGTATGTTCAATCTGTTATTTATCAATATGAATTTTCAGAAGCGGGACAAGATGAAGCATTTCGGAGCAAAATGGAACAATTTGCGGAGGAACGCGGTCGGGAAGCCTTGCATGAACAGTTGCGTCAAATCGATCCTGTTACAGCGCAAAGGCTGCATCCAAATGACTTGAAACGGGTGATTCGAGCTCTTGAAATTTATGAACTTACTGGCGCGACGATGGCGGAATATCAGAATCGGGCCAAACAATCGCCGTATGAACTTTGCCTGCTGGGATTAACGATGGATCGCGCTGTGTTGTATGAACGGATTAACCTGCGTGTTGACCTCATGATTGAACAAGGATTGGTTGACGAGGTAGAGCGGTTGCTTAAGCGTGGCTATACGAGAGATTTGATTTCGATGCAAGGGATCGGGTATAAAGAGATCGTGGAGTATTTAGAAGGCAATGTCACTTTGCCTGAGGCAATCGAATCACTCAAACAAAACACGCGTAACTTTGCTAAACGGCAATTAACTTGGTTCCGTTCGATGAAGGAGATCGAATGGATTGACTTAACAGAACCAACGGATCACTTGAAAATTGTCGAAAATATTTGCAGTTACGCGGCAGGAAAGATCCTATCATAA
- a CDS encoding DUF4870 domain-containing protein — protein sequence MDRRASLIIIHASTFFAPILVPLIFMLASTEKEVKDFSIQALLFHIMISFCIFISFLLSFVLIGIPLLIFFGIVGIWCPIKGIVYAAQDRPYRYPIVGNWVS from the coding sequence ATGGACCGAAGAGCCTCCCTAATTATCATTCATGCAAGTACTTTTTTTGCGCCAATATTGGTGCCGCTTATATTTATGCTAGCCTCTACTGAAAAAGAAGTGAAGGATTTCTCGATTCAAGCGCTCCTGTTTCATATTATGATTAGTTTTTGTATCTTTATCTCATTTTTGCTTTCCTTTGTGCTGATTGGGATTCCATTGTTAATCTTCTTCGGGATTGTAGGGATTTGGTGTCCGATTAAAGGGATTGTTTACGCTGCTCAAGATCGGCCGTACCGTTATCCAATCGTCGGTAACTGGGTATCCTAA
- the ispG gene encoding flavodoxin-dependent (E)-4-hydroxy-3-methylbut-2-enyl-diphosphate synthase, which yields MYHREQTRAVQVGNLTIGGNNEVVIQSMTMTKTADVQATVEEIHQLEEAGCQIVRVTVNNMEAAEAIKEIKKQIQIPLVADIHFDYKLALKAIENGIDKVRINPGNIGRKERVQEVVRACKEKGVPIRIGVNAGSLEKHLLEKYGYPTAEAMVESALHHIRILEDLDFHDIIVSLKASDVPLTIEAYTKAAAAFNYPLHLGITEAGTLFAGTVKSAAGLGALLAQGIGSTIRISLSAEPVEEIKVCRELLKAFGLASNAATLISCPTCGRIEIDLISVANDIENYISKIKAPIKVAVLGCAVNGPGEAREADIGIAGARGEGLLFRHGEVVRKIPEDELVDELKKEIDNLAEIYERTGSLPRRHEAN from the coding sequence ATGTATCATAGAGAGCAAACAAGAGCTGTTCAAGTTGGAAATCTAACGATTGGCGGCAATAATGAGGTTGTTATTCAAAGCATGACGATGACGAAGACAGCCGATGTACAAGCTACGGTCGAGGAAATCCATCAATTAGAGGAAGCGGGCTGTCAAATCGTTAGGGTGACTGTGAACAATATGGAAGCGGCCGAAGCGATCAAAGAGATCAAAAAACAAATCCAAATCCCACTCGTTGCCGATATTCACTTTGATTATAAGTTAGCTTTAAAAGCGATCGAAAACGGTATTGACAAAGTGCGCATTAATCCTGGAAACATTGGTCGAAAAGAGCGCGTTCAAGAAGTGGTGAGGGCGTGTAAAGAAAAAGGCGTGCCGATTCGAATCGGGGTTAACGCTGGTTCCTTGGAAAAACATTTGTTGGAGAAGTACGGTTATCCAACTGCGGAAGCAATGGTGGAGAGCGCGCTGCATCATATTCGGATTTTAGAAGATCTCGATTTTCACGATATTATTGTTTCCTTGAAAGCATCTGATGTTCCCTTAACGATAGAGGCGTATACGAAGGCCGCTGCGGCTTTTAATTATCCGCTCCACCTTGGGATCACGGAGGCGGGCACGCTCTTTGCGGGGACGGTCAAAAGCGCGGCAGGTCTTGGAGCTCTGTTAGCGCAGGGCATCGGATCAACGATCCGAATTTCGTTAAGCGCCGAGCCTGTTGAAGAAATAAAAGTGTGTCGCGAATTGCTGAAGGCGTTTGGGTTGGCTTCTAATGCGGCTACGCTTATCTCGTGTCCAACTTGCGGCCGAATCGAAATCGATCTGATCTCTGTCGCAAACGATATTGAAAACTATATTTCTAAGATCAAAGCCCCGATTAAAGTCGCTGTGTTAGGGTGCGCTGTCAATGGACCAGGCGAAGCGCGGGAGGCGGATATCGGGATAGCCGGGGCGCGTGGCGAAGGACTGTTGTTTCGTCATGGTGAGGTCGTTAGAAAGATACCAGAAGATGAACTCGTTGACGAATTAAAAAAAGAAATCGACAATCTTGCGGAAATTTATGAACGTACGGGTTCGCTGCCCCGCAGACATGAAGCAAACTAA